The Teredinibacter sp. KSP-S5-2 genome includes a window with the following:
- the rrtA gene encoding rhombosortase: MNTINSLLNLHHKTSYLFGRELVAFLKVTTVITFLVALCQLNFEGFVFDRTAITDGEYWRLVTCHFTHSSFSHGFWDVLALAGSIVWLARYSPRMIIPAVVSGIVAVSFLLLSKVSPLEYYCGLSGILFSPLIVAAYIHLKHHKGFTGIAPFIVISTKLMVDLISQNTMFVHSDWYAYPESHLAGAMAGAIIIYSDKCIEVLKNRTQRKNYFAILARQKGGR; encoded by the coding sequence ATGAATACTATTAACAGCCTCCTTAACCTTCACCACAAAACTTCCTACCTTTTCGGTAGGGAGTTAGTTGCATTTTTAAAAGTTACAACGGTAATTACATTTTTAGTCGCCCTATGCCAACTCAATTTCGAAGGTTTTGTTTTTGATAGAACTGCAATTACGGATGGAGAATATTGGCGACTGGTGACATGCCACTTCACCCATAGTTCATTTAGCCATGGATTCTGGGACGTACTGGCACTTGCAGGAAGTATAGTGTGGCTAGCGCGATACTCACCAAGAATGATCATCCCCGCTGTAGTATCAGGTATCGTTGCTGTCAGTTTCTTACTGCTTTCCAAGGTATCACCACTTGAGTATTACTGTGGTTTATCTGGAATACTATTTTCGCCATTAATTGTCGCAGCCTACATTCACCTTAAACACCACAAAGGCTTTACAGGAATAGCGCCGTTTATAGTTATTTCGACAAAATTAATGGTTGATTTGATTTCTCAAAACACCATGTTTGTTCACAGCGATTGGTACGCCTACCCCGAGTCACACTTGGCTGGCGCCATGGCGGGTGCAATCATTATTTACAGCGACAAGTGTATCGAAGTATTAAAAAACAGGACTCAACGTAAGAATTATTTTGCTATTTTAGCTCGCCAAAAAGGAGGTAGATAG
- a CDS encoding TIGR04255 family protein: MERPFDLPDFENPPLSEVALGVQFVPPEKYSQIYAKDVWDLYRREYPILNQVEPIPPTFETFGSRSMAERDISLQGDVTHDRYWFISEDSKDLIQFQSDRLLHNWRKVPSKEGRYPRFESIIEKYERELRLLEDLYCSSFGEGSLHLTQCEATYINLIPLGRNAPELPEEWIKLISLNGADFENFSFSSARVIRREDGAPSGRCIVECRNVISPSDSQTSIELKITVRGAPETEKMESAIWFLYNARNEIVRTFASVTTEVAHKRWERK, encoded by the coding sequence ATGGAAAGGCCTTTTGATTTACCGGATTTTGAGAACCCTCCACTCAGCGAAGTCGCGTTAGGTGTTCAATTTGTTCCGCCGGAAAAGTATTCTCAAATATACGCAAAGGATGTTTGGGATCTATATCGACGTGAATACCCGATATTGAATCAAGTGGAGCCAATTCCTCCAACATTTGAAACTTTTGGCTCGCGTTCCATGGCTGAACGAGACATTTCTCTTCAGGGGGACGTCACTCACGATCGCTATTGGTTTATCTCAGAAGACTCAAAAGACCTGATTCAATTTCAGTCCGATCGGTTATTGCATAACTGGAGAAAAGTGCCGTCAAAAGAAGGACGGTACCCAAGATTTGAGTCCATTATTGAAAAGTATGAGCGTGAGTTAAGATTACTGGAAGACTTGTATTGCTCATCCTTTGGTGAAGGTAGCCTGCATTTGACCCAATGTGAAGCAACCTATATCAATCTGATTCCTTTGGGACGTAATGCACCTGAATTGCCCGAGGAATGGATTAAGCTAATCTCCCTTAATGGGGCTGATTTTGAAAACTTTTCTTTTTCATCTGCCAGAGTGATTCGTCGAGAAGATGGAGCACCAAGTGGTCGATGTATCGTTGAATGCAGGAATGTAATCTCTCCTTCCGATTCCCAAACAAGTATTGAGTTGAAAATTACCGTAAGAGGCGCGCCGGAAACGGAAAAGATGGAGTCGGCAATCTGGTTTTTATATAACGCGAGAAACGAAATAGTTCGAACTTTTGCCTCGGTCACAACAGAGGTTGCACATAAACGATGGGAAAGAAAATAA
- a CDS encoding VIT and VWA domain-containing protein, whose product MRGINLFKLLCIAVPIVVSPIVSAAGLMKPANSGLPDLEIREHHVDVVIEDGYATTSVEQVFHNPNNSDLEAIYSFPVPESAAVGEFIYWINDQPVIGEVVEKEKARKIYEQEKAAGRNTALAEKDKYKTFDISVYPVKAQSDVKIRLVYIQPSYVDTGIGRYVYPLEEGGVDEEKIAFWSRNEVVTEKFSFNLRFRSSYPIDALRLPKHPNASIQQLSQDEWAVKLVNSNNQEEGGNTPNVITLSQDIVVYWRHQEGLSASLDLVTYKSDENERGTFMLTLTPGDDLGKITQGSDWVFVLDISGSMQGKYATLVEGVRQGLGKLRPEDRFKVVLFNDHSIDLTAGFLSVSQANVGAVLHQLENYNIGGGTNLYSSLEMGLKGIDADRPAGIVLVTDGVANVGNTEKTVFLKLLQNYDVRLFTFIMGNSANRPLLTEMTEVSSGFAISVSNSDDIVGQIILATSKLTHQAFRDVELDIDGVRVKNLTPEKIGSIYRGEQLTVFGHYWKPGKANIVLKAKVGGQEKTYRTTVDFPEVSQRNPEIERLWAFASIENLQSKLDYFGADKDVEQAITDIAVEYGLVTDYTSMIVVEEEVFQALNIDRNNKRRVEAEQKAREDRKVQPVKSNRADEQQPMFNKPRPSMGGSGAVNPAWVFIIFTMMMLPILRKRFQR is encoded by the coding sequence ATGAGAGGCATTAATCTATTCAAGTTACTCTGCATCGCAGTTCCCATTGTGGTCAGCCCTATCGTCAGCGCAGCAGGACTAATGAAGCCAGCAAACAGCGGTTTGCCCGATTTGGAAATCCGTGAACATCATGTTGATGTGGTAATTGAAGACGGGTATGCCACCACATCTGTCGAGCAAGTATTTCATAACCCCAATAATTCAGACCTTGAAGCCATTTATTCTTTCCCCGTACCGGAATCCGCCGCGGTAGGAGAATTTATTTACTGGATTAACGACCAACCAGTAATTGGTGAAGTAGTTGAAAAGGAAAAAGCCAGGAAAATTTATGAACAAGAAAAAGCCGCTGGTCGAAATACAGCACTAGCGGAAAAAGATAAGTATAAAACCTTTGATATAAGTGTTTATCCGGTTAAAGCCCAATCGGATGTCAAAATTCGACTGGTTTATATTCAACCATCTTACGTTGATACCGGTATTGGTCGCTATGTGTACCCTCTGGAAGAAGGCGGAGTGGATGAAGAAAAGATCGCATTTTGGTCACGCAATGAGGTGGTGACGGAAAAATTTAGTTTTAATTTGCGTTTTCGATCCAGCTACCCTATTGACGCACTGCGCCTACCCAAACATCCAAATGCAAGCATTCAGCAATTATCGCAAGACGAATGGGCTGTTAAGTTAGTAAATTCAAATAATCAGGAAGAAGGTGGCAATACACCAAATGTGATTACGCTTTCTCAGGATATTGTTGTTTACTGGCGTCACCAAGAAGGCCTGTCGGCAAGCCTGGACTTAGTTACTTACAAATCCGATGAAAATGAACGCGGTACATTTATGCTAACGCTAACACCCGGTGATGATTTAGGAAAAATTACCCAGGGCAGCGATTGGGTATTTGTTTTGGACATTTCCGGCTCCATGCAAGGTAAGTACGCCACATTAGTGGAGGGCGTTCGACAGGGATTAGGGAAATTACGACCAGAAGATCGGTTTAAAGTTGTTTTATTTAATGATCACTCAATCGATCTTACAGCAGGGTTCTTAAGCGTCTCCCAAGCCAATGTCGGTGCTGTTTTACATCAGCTTGAAAATTACAACATTGGCGGTGGTACCAACCTGTATTCCAGTTTGGAAATGGGCCTGAAAGGCATTGATGCCGACCGTCCCGCAGGCATTGTGTTAGTCACCGATGGCGTGGCGAATGTCGGCAATACAGAGAAGACCGTTTTCTTAAAATTATTGCAAAACTACGATGTTCGTTTATTTACCTTTATTATGGGTAATAGTGCCAACCGCCCTCTGCTAACTGAAATGACTGAAGTTTCTAGCGGTTTCGCCATTTCCGTTTCTAACTCCGATGATATTGTCGGTCAAATTATTTTGGCCACCAGCAAATTAACCCACCAAGCCTTCAGAGATGTTGAGTTGGATATCGACGGCGTAAGAGTTAAAAACCTTACACCCGAAAAAATTGGCAGTATTTATCGGGGAGAACAGCTCACTGTCTTTGGTCACTATTGGAAACCAGGTAAGGCCAATATCGTATTAAAAGCAAAAGTGGGCGGCCAGGAAAAAACCTATCGCACAACTGTCGATTTTCCCGAGGTATCTCAGCGTAACCCAGAGATTGAGCGCTTATGGGCATTTGCCTCCATTGAGAACCTACAATCAAAACTGGATTATTTCGGTGCGGATAAAGATGTTGAACAAGCCATTACTGATATCGCAGTGGAATACGGCTTGGTAACGGATTACACATCCATGATCGTTGTAGAAGAGGAAGTATTTCAGGCTCTGAATATTGATAGAAACAACAAACGTCGCGTAGAGGCAGAGCAAAAGGCTCGCGAAGATCGAAAAGTACAACCCGTTAAAAGTAACCGTGCTGACGAACAGCAACCCATGTTTAATAAACCTCGACCGTCTATGGGTGGTTCCGGCGCAGTAAATCCGGCATGGGTATTCATTATTTTCACTATGATGATGTTACCTATTTTGCGAAAACGCTTTCAAAGGTAG
- a CDS encoding DUF3857 domain-containing protein codes for MYHSQNIYCLSVRAIIITITLFICESLHAESEHPGYSISPPENWVKEQALPQTRANSPTQSEQYLLIDRQFNLTNSTQKRYYRSVSKPLTTDGLTDASQIKVVYNENYETVTFHKIVLIRNNKERDILNKASPRFLQQEPESDNLIHTGLTTVLFNIPDVRKGDIIDVSYTFQGFNPVLGSKPFGTIQLSWDVSVDNLSIRLISDSALKTKLFNTSIQLKTINNKSTVEHIYTDKDTTPVQHQGDYPHGVSPYGKLQYSGYRNWAEVSSWANEVYSDINTTIAVKQISKQLSQTSKSTEDYILNSISFVQEEIRYLGLELNENTHLPRNSDDIIQTRYGDCKDKASLIYLLLKEKNIESYPALVNTQARSTIKDYLPSPGAFDHVINKIIFQDKEYWVDGTRTYQGHSLDKRGKTDYGYSLLIRSHINNLVQMYTSPPVISHIKIMESFNIESFSKPIVYEVKTEYSGSDAEHQRYRFSNKSLEKIASDYLNFYNNYYKDIQQTRNIEVYDDIRKNTFTTIEKYKIKSLLSKEGDYYKIPINITFFEDYLVKPKSNKRSLPQRLGPNVSIENSFTIIFPEEIYLNLDTSTHSINSNGYEYSYTDKYQSKKYVHTAKLDIKSNQITPNELDQYIKNRERLVDNWYFTINFKNPSAYMGYREIIKLKNRLNELKGFYND; via the coding sequence ATGTACCACAGTCAAAACATATATTGTTTGAGTGTAAGAGCAATAATCATAACCATAACGTTATTCATCTGTGAAAGCCTCCATGCGGAATCAGAGCACCCCGGATATAGTATTTCTCCTCCTGAAAACTGGGTTAAAGAACAAGCACTGCCGCAAACAAGAGCAAACTCACCTACACAGTCAGAACAATATCTGTTAATAGATCGTCAATTCAACCTAACGAATAGCACACAGAAACGCTACTATAGGTCGGTATCAAAGCCTTTAACAACTGATGGACTGACAGACGCATCTCAGATCAAAGTTGTATACAATGAAAATTATGAAACCGTTACTTTCCACAAAATAGTGCTTATTCGAAACAATAAAGAGCGAGACATCTTAAATAAAGCATCACCGAGATTTCTTCAACAGGAACCAGAAAGTGACAACTTAATTCATACTGGATTAACCACCGTATTATTCAATATTCCAGACGTTAGAAAAGGAGATATCATTGATGTTTCCTATACTTTTCAAGGTTTCAACCCCGTACTGGGATCTAAACCCTTCGGCACAATTCAATTATCGTGGGACGTTTCCGTTGATAATTTATCCATTCGATTAATCAGTGATAGCGCTCTAAAAACAAAACTATTCAACACTTCGATACAGCTTAAAACAATTAACAATAAGTCTACCGTTGAGCATATATATACGGATAAGGATACCACTCCAGTCCAACACCAAGGTGACTATCCCCACGGGGTAAGCCCATATGGCAAACTTCAGTACTCAGGCTATAGAAATTGGGCAGAAGTCAGTAGCTGGGCTAACGAGGTGTACTCAGACATAAATACCACGATAGCAGTAAAGCAAATATCCAAACAGCTAAGCCAGACAAGCAAGTCGACCGAGGACTATATACTCAACTCAATTTCTTTCGTACAAGAAGAGATTCGCTATCTAGGCTTAGAACTTAACGAGAATACCCATCTCCCTCGCAACTCTGACGATATAATTCAAACTCGCTATGGGGACTGTAAGGATAAAGCCTCATTAATATATCTACTACTCAAAGAAAAGAATATCGAATCCTATCCCGCATTAGTTAACACTCAAGCCAGGTCAACCATCAAAGATTATCTTCCAAGTCCCGGCGCATTTGATCACGTGATAAATAAAATTATTTTTCAGGACAAGGAATATTGGGTTGACGGAACTAGAACTTATCAGGGACACTCTTTAGACAAAAGAGGCAAAACCGACTATGGTTATAGTCTACTGATACGCAGCCACATTAACAACCTCGTTCAGATGTACACCTCCCCCCCAGTAATATCACACATTAAAATAATGGAAAGCTTCAACATTGAAAGTTTTTCCAAACCCATAGTGTATGAGGTAAAAACCGAATATTCTGGCTCAGACGCAGAACATCAAAGATACAGATTTTCAAACAAATCTTTGGAAAAAATTGCAAGCGACTATCTAAACTTCTACAACAATTATTACAAGGATATACAACAAACAAGAAACATAGAAGTTTACGATGATATAAGAAAAAACACATTCACAACGATAGAGAAGTATAAAATTAAATCTTTACTAAGCAAGGAAGGAGATTACTACAAGATACCCATCAACATAACATTCTTTGAAGATTATTTAGTAAAACCAAAATCAAACAAAAGATCGCTACCGCAACGTCTTGGACCCAATGTATCTATTGAAAACAGTTTCACCATTATATTTCCGGAGGAAATATATTTAAACCTCGACACATCCACGCATTCGATAAATAGCAACGGCTATGAATACTCATACACCGACAAATATCAAAGCAAAAAATACGTTCACACAGCAAAACTGGATATAAAATCCAATCAAATTACGCCCAACGAATTAGATCAATACATTAAGAATAGAGAAAGGTTAGTAGATAATTGGTATTTTACAATAAACTTCAAAAACCCTTCCGCATATATGGGCTATAGAGAAATAATTAAACTTAAAAACAGACTAAATGAACTAAAAGGGTTTTATAATGATTAG
- a CDS encoding ATP-binding protein — protein sequence MKPFQGSIYKKLVICFLLVSLIPLLVSALISYNRSKASLKQQTLDSINLIADDRMDSISRYLNSTYRALQSLSTNPKAAWVMQEFAAMAERGLPQEDIPQYTINKRIVSYHLGAFGQVPIYLFNGDRELVYTADGNGSLAGVDNELGKGTAPFINATLLDAVNKTWETGEVATSKVSRVNGQASIYVAIRFNNSAKIPGVMAFRIGADKFKPFTERFLGLHDTGELMLWYRDGENNYSVGSPRHMEKVLLPVDNSIGQKLLTPNVPKNGDGVEIDYRGKKVLAAWRHIDSLGLAMLVKIDTNEVYAIVSSDRNLALLVAALTIACVYLISVLIARRVAAPIVTLTEQAKRIADGDFSGRVPVTSNDEIGKLSESFQSMSDSLRKAISDINRKNQQLAQGNALKSEFLANMSHEIRTPMNAIMGMTEFLQATKLNGEQKELVDVIGHSGRSLLILINDILDLSKVEAGKLHLEQQPFDFTAWINEIGDATRINTKHKGLNFSLTVAEDLPRYLISDPVRLGQCVNNLISNALKFTERGSIDIEACKTINKKGKTHLKISVRDTGIGIAEDQQQKIFHKFYQADGSTTRIYGGTGLGTTITKRLVEIMGGEVGLESSVGKGSLFWLSIPLLAAKTGEIILNPDQSNLFHDLNYANKTANLDIPTLLARKYETEKPQRQEKKLLLVEDNPVNQIVALGFLKRFGYSSVDIAENGEEALQSINDANYDLVFMDCQMPIMDGFAATRKIRSMECDKSGTPVIAMTACTMKGDREKCLAAGMNDYLSKPLSAKGLQSILQQYLPDAEIETESETEPDPA from the coding sequence ATGAAGCCCTTTCAAGGATCAATATACAAGAAACTGGTAATCTGTTTTCTGCTGGTCTCACTGATACCCCTATTGGTTTCCGCACTGATTAGCTATAACCGCTCCAAGGCATCACTTAAGCAACAGACGCTGGATAGCATCAACCTGATTGCCGACGACCGAATGGATTCCATATCTCGCTATCTAAACAGTACCTACCGGGCACTGCAAAGCCTGTCCACCAATCCCAAAGCCGCCTGGGTCATGCAAGAGTTCGCCGCTATGGCTGAACGCGGTTTACCCCAAGAGGACATACCTCAATACACCATTAACAAACGCATCGTCAGTTATCACCTGGGAGCGTTCGGTCAAGTACCCATCTATTTATTCAATGGTGATAGGGAATTAGTGTATACCGCTGATGGCAACGGTAGCCTGGCAGGCGTGGATAATGAGCTTGGCAAAGGAACCGCTCCGTTTATCAACGCAACACTGCTGGACGCGGTCAACAAAACCTGGGAAACAGGTGAAGTAGCCACATCAAAAGTGTCCCGGGTTAATGGCCAGGCATCTATTTACGTTGCTATTCGTTTTAACAATAGTGCCAAAATCCCAGGTGTTATGGCATTTAGAATTGGAGCAGATAAATTCAAACCATTTACCGAACGCTTTCTCGGTTTGCACGACACAGGAGAGTTGATGCTTTGGTATCGTGATGGCGAAAACAACTACTCTGTGGGCTCTCCTCGCCACATGGAGAAAGTGTTATTACCCGTCGACAACAGTATTGGCCAAAAATTACTGACACCAAACGTTCCCAAAAATGGTGACGGTGTCGAAATCGATTATCGAGGAAAAAAAGTACTGGCGGCCTGGCGTCACATCGACAGCCTCGGTTTAGCCATGCTGGTAAAAATTGATACCAATGAAGTTTACGCTATCGTCAGTTCGGATAGGAATCTGGCGCTATTGGTAGCGGCACTAACAATAGCGTGCGTATATTTAATATCTGTTCTTATTGCCCGCCGTGTTGCAGCGCCAATCGTCACTTTAACCGAACAGGCCAAACGCATAGCCGACGGCGATTTTAGCGGCCGAGTTCCGGTAACCAGTAATGACGAGATCGGCAAGTTAAGCGAATCATTCCAGTCTATGAGTGATTCGTTACGCAAAGCCATCTCGGATATCAACCGGAAAAACCAACAGTTGGCACAAGGCAACGCCCTCAAATCAGAGTTTTTAGCCAACATGTCCCACGAAATTCGCACCCCCATGAATGCAATTATGGGTATGACCGAGTTCTTACAGGCAACCAAACTCAATGGAGAACAGAAAGAACTGGTTGATGTTATAGGCCACAGTGGTCGCTCACTCCTAATCTTAATCAACGATATTCTCGACCTATCAAAAGTCGAAGCGGGCAAACTACACCTGGAACAACAACCTTTTGATTTTACTGCCTGGATCAACGAAATTGGTGATGCAACTCGGATCAACACCAAACACAAAGGGTTAAATTTTTCTCTAACGGTAGCCGAAGACCTTCCCCGATATTTAATTTCCGACCCTGTGCGCCTGGGCCAATGCGTTAATAATTTAATTAGTAATGCACTTAAGTTTACCGAACGCGGTTCGATAGATATCGAAGCCTGTAAGACAATAAATAAGAAAGGAAAGACTCATTTAAAAATTAGCGTAAGGGATACCGGAATAGGCATCGCCGAAGATCAGCAACAAAAAATCTTCCACAAATTTTATCAGGCGGATGGCTCCACTACGCGCATCTACGGCGGCACAGGTTTGGGCACAACCATCACCAAGCGTCTGGTAGAAATTATGGGCGGCGAAGTCGGACTGGAAAGTAGTGTGGGTAAGGGCTCGCTATTTTGGTTATCCATTCCATTACTTGCAGCAAAAACCGGAGAAATAATCCTCAACCCGGATCAATCCAACCTATTTCATGATTTGAATTACGCCAACAAAACGGCAAACCTTGATATTCCAACGTTACTTGCCAGAAAGTATGAAACGGAAAAACCACAAAGGCAGGAGAAAAAACTTCTGTTGGTTGAAGATAACCCTGTCAACCAGATTGTTGCTCTTGGTTTCTTAAAACGTTTTGGTTATAGCTCGGTAGACATTGCAGAAAATGGCGAGGAAGCATTGCAGTCGATAAACGATGCAAATTATGATTTAGTATTTATGGACTGCCAAATGCCGATTATGGATGGTTTCGCTGCAACTCGAAAAATCCGCTCAATGGAGTGCGACAAATCCGGTACACCGGTTATCGCAATGACCGCCTGCACCATGAAAGGAGATAGAGAGAAATGCCTGGCTGCTGGCATGAACGATTACCTTTCAAAACCACTTAGCGCAAAAGGCTTACAAAGCATACTCCAACAGTATTTACCTGATGCGGAAATTGAAACGGAATCAGAAACCGAACCAGATCCGGCATAG
- a CDS encoding TonB-dependent receptor: protein MKKSLTMLVLPSLVCIGVEAQEATGDQNELRVETVPVIGRETKQETSFTSLPLATSVIDQTQLKDIKLQQPIELLQRISGISMARNIRIPISDKSYTVAQVDGLALGSPYSSSMSDIRDINPRNIERIEVVKGLGSAIHSSNAFGGTINVITKQPSEEHERYLDIEQGNYDRTRLGFQASGQFGQHGYFFDASRQRMKGYRDEYRDEADQVSGKGFFQLSGSNHLTLGAEMINRSERFPGELTEEEYQQDTKQVGDSLGSNEEVESRMIILSDTHQFNEQSQLQFSSVYLREKAEGINYNTGPTDSVRDDSESKLTYRHQFAPLQGQLLMGASYIYGRSDFTRYIARNGQINWQDPMSDSISHTNIEALFAEYSLTPVSPLELRFGVRRENVVLDTYNKLNNEEFEANFASTDPRLGAVWSISDQHRIWLSYSEGFFAPNTRQLYSDITANPDLKPERLTSHEFGFSGHWEQQLHYSLSYYESDIEDFIVVENFVDEDRQPYRRYSNAGLVETSGIELDFSYQITPWLAAAAAYTHSDNRYGQYINAYTRQDLSGNTLSRSPDHHLNLRLAVTPIEGLKVEFEWDAISEYYTSDDNDADPAGAFERDGILHVRASYDMGNISLWLHGLNLTDTLEDDVLYSRGERYYEITNDTVIYAGVSFQF from the coding sequence ATGAAGAAATCGTTGACGATGCTGGTGTTGCCCTCGCTAGTATGTATTGGTGTCGAGGCACAAGAAGCTACCGGAGATCAGAACGAGTTAAGAGTCGAGACTGTTCCCGTAATAGGCAGAGAAACCAAGCAGGAGACGAGCTTTACCAGTTTGCCCCTTGCAACCAGCGTTATTGACCAAACCCAACTGAAAGATATCAAATTACAGCAACCCATTGAGCTTCTGCAACGCATCAGTGGCATCAGTATGGCGCGTAATATACGTATCCCCATTAGCGACAAAAGCTATACCGTAGCCCAGGTGGACGGCCTGGCTCTTGGTAGCCCTTACAGCAGCTCCATGTCCGACATTCGTGACATTAACCCTCGCAATATCGAACGGATTGAGGTTGTAAAAGGATTAGGCTCAGCGATTCACTCAAGCAATGCTTTTGGTGGCACCATTAACGTAATTACCAAACAACCCTCTGAGGAGCACGAACGCTACCTCGATATTGAACAGGGGAACTACGACCGCACTCGCCTTGGTTTTCAGGCCTCAGGCCAGTTTGGCCAGCATGGTTATTTCTTTGATGCCAGTCGACAGCGCATGAAAGGCTACCGTGACGAATACCGCGACGAAGCAGACCAGGTTAGCGGTAAAGGCTTTTTCCAGCTTTCAGGCAGCAACCATTTGACGCTCGGGGCGGAAATGATTAACCGTAGCGAACGCTTCCCTGGAGAACTCACGGAAGAGGAGTATCAACAAGACACAAAGCAAGTGGGTGATAGCCTGGGTTCAAATGAGGAAGTCGAGAGCCGGATGATCATTCTGTCCGACACACACCAGTTTAATGAACAAAGCCAATTGCAGTTCAGCAGTGTTTACCTCCGGGAGAAAGCGGAAGGCATAAATTACAACACAGGCCCCACAGACTCTGTCCGTGACGACAGCGAAAGCAAGCTGACATATCGCCATCAGTTTGCTCCCCTGCAGGGGCAGCTGTTAATGGGCGCGTCTTATATATATGGTCGCAGCGATTTTACTCGCTACATTGCACGTAATGGACAGATCAATTGGCAAGACCCCATGTCCGACAGCATCAGCCATACCAATATCGAAGCACTCTTCGCGGAATATTCGCTTACACCCGTATCCCCTCTGGAATTAAGGTTCGGAGTAAGGCGTGAAAACGTTGTTCTGGACACATATAACAAATTGAACAACGAAGAATTTGAAGCAAATTTCGCCAGCACAGACCCTCGTTTAGGTGCGGTATGGAGCATATCGGACCAGCATCGTATTTGGCTTAGCTACAGCGAAGGGTTTTTCGCCCCAAACACTCGTCAGCTATATTCTGATATAACCGCAAACCCCGATTTAAAGCCAGAACGTTTAACAAGTCACGAATTTGGCTTTAGCGGTCACTGGGAACAACAACTACACTATTCATTGTCATATTACGAGTCCGATATTGAAGACTTCATTGTGGTAGAGAACTTTGTTGACGAAGATCGTCAGCCCTATCGTCGATATAGCAACGCAGGCCTTGTGGAAACATCAGGCATCGAGCTGGATTTTAGCTATCAAATTACGCCTTGGTTAGCGGCGGCCGCGGCTTATACCCACAGCGATAACCGCTACGGTCAATATATCAACGCCTATACTCGTCAAGACTTAAGTGGAAACACACTAAGTCGCTCGCCAGACCATCATTTAAACCTGCGCTTGGCAGTTACCCCCATCGAGGGGTTGAAAGTGGAATTCGAATGGGACGCCATCAGCGAATATTACACATCTGACGATAACGATGCCGACCCTGCCGGAGCATTTGAGCGTGACGGGATACTTCATGTACGCGCCAGCTACGATATGGGCAATATTAGTCTGTGGCTCCACGGCCTGAATTTGACGGACACGCTGGAAGACGATGTCCTCTATTCTCGCGGAGAACGCTATTACGAAATCACTAACGATACGGTTATTTACGCCGGCGTTAGTTTTCAATTTTAA